From a single Methylosinus sp. H3A genomic region:
- a CDS encoding Pls/PosA family non-ribosomal peptide synthetase, with protein sequence MNELNPNFAQSALLDEKRPIDEDEPRTAAAGAVLRGAAMPHLLRDELLCEIFAARVAATPNGLAMATLERRFTFREVDAQASAIACGLSARAIGPGDVVGLWGARGPELLIAQIAIAKTGAAWLPFDADAPVDRIAVCLADAGAKALLTSAAFAAKAGPSIPAPTLVDAEIAVAGGSCPDPRGLGATGDHAAYLIYTSGSTGTPKGIVVTARNICHYLRSANEIYRISASDVVFQGASVAFDLSMEEIWIPYLAGASLFVATPQIIGETEALPDILEEAGVTVLDTVPTLLSAMPRDVATLKTIVLGGEACPPSVAERWTRIGRTIFNSYGPTEATVVATVSEVWPNEKVTIGKPIPNYSCYVVDENLALLPPGVEGELLIGGPGVARGYLRRDELTAEKFIANPYPSDGSDPILYRSGDAVALDENGDLHFRGRIDDQVKIRGFRVELGEIESALSRLDHIRQAAVVLRNENGLDELVAFLVGATAVSPDPRDLRAKLREFLPSYMVPGRFEVVTSLPRLSSGKVDRKALKRAPLTAPLIDTEAQEEPRTQTEAALLDAAKRVLPPGAIPFDADFFTDLGGHSLLAARFVSVVRETAHLASITLQDLYSERNLRALAAHLDGKAALAGPPRDLSFTPPPLLRRFLCGLAQAAALPFILAFVTSQWLGVFVSYQLLTSPDANILEEVAALLGVYMCVNIATVAVSIIGKWLVIGRTKPGRYPLWGVYYYRWWLAQRLIGLTHAKWFQCSPLMRLYLAALGAKIGEDAIIGELDVGAIDLVSIGDGASLGSKLKLANARVVGNELIIGTIDIGADAYVGTSCVIEENVIIGEGGALEDLTSVPAGSHIGAYEIWDGSPARYKGDVDARTLDPQSTASTPQRLAMGFMFTVLVLALPPLGLLPIFPAFWVFDRFDNWLGITDVDHALYLAAIPVFAWPTAFVLVLVTVAFIVAFRWIVLPRVSEGTYSVWSGFYLRKWAVALATEVTLETLSSLFATLYMRTWYRLMGAKIGKDSEISTNLSGRYDLVEIGEKCFIADEVVLGDEDMRRGWMYLKKVKTGARVFVGNDAVVPPGSEIPSGALIGIKSKPPANSELSEGDTWFGSPPMKLPVRQTFDGGGAAWTYQPPFWKKAARAVYEAINVSLPTMLFITFGTWAVESFGQKLIDGDYWSVFWLFVLSSTLISLGMTLVVVAVKWLTMGRYEPQVKPMWSFWAMRTEACAVLYWGLAGKILLEHLRGTPFLPWMLRLFGSKFGKGVFMDMTDITEFDCVSVGDYAALNQVAALQTHLYEDRVMKVGRVVIGRGVTVGAGSTVLYDTHVGDFARLGPLTVVMKGEKIPAHSEWIGAPAEPAETTPAVAEARRESKAA encoded by the coding sequence ATGAATGAGTTGAACCCCAATTTCGCGCAGAGCGCGCTTCTCGACGAGAAGAGGCCGATCGACGAGGACGAGCCTCGAACCGCGGCTGCGGGCGCCGTGCTGCGCGGCGCGGCCATGCCGCATCTGCTGCGCGACGAATTGCTCTGCGAGATTTTCGCCGCCCGCGTCGCGGCGACGCCCAATGGGCTCGCCATGGCGACTTTGGAGCGGCGCTTCACCTTTCGCGAGGTCGATGCGCAGGCCTCGGCCATCGCCTGCGGCCTTTCGGCGCGGGCCATCGGGCCGGGCGACGTCGTCGGCCTGTGGGGCGCGCGCGGCCCGGAGCTGCTGATCGCCCAGATCGCCATCGCCAAGACGGGCGCCGCCTGGCTGCCCTTCGACGCCGACGCGCCGGTCGACCGCATCGCCGTCTGCCTCGCCGACGCGGGCGCCAAGGCGCTGCTGACCTCCGCCGCCTTCGCCGCCAAGGCCGGCCCTTCCATCCCGGCGCCGACGCTCGTCGACGCGGAGATCGCGGTCGCCGGCGGCTCCTGCCCCGATCCGCGCGGGCTCGGCGCGACGGGGGATCATGCGGCCTATCTGATCTACACCTCCGGCTCGACGGGCACGCCCAAGGGCATCGTCGTCACGGCGCGCAACATCTGCCATTATCTGCGCTCGGCCAATGAGATCTACCGGATTTCCGCCTCCGATGTGGTGTTCCAGGGCGCCTCCGTCGCCTTCGATCTCTCCATGGAGGAAATCTGGATTCCCTATCTCGCCGGCGCGTCGCTCTTCGTCGCCACGCCCCAGATCATCGGCGAGACCGAGGCGCTTCCGGATATTCTGGAGGAGGCCGGCGTCACCGTGCTCGACACTGTGCCGACGCTGCTCTCCGCCATGCCGCGCGACGTCGCGACGCTGAAGACGATCGTTCTCGGCGGCGAGGCCTGCCCGCCCTCGGTGGCGGAGCGCTGGACCCGCATCGGCCGCACCATCTTCAACAGCTACGGCCCCACCGAGGCGACGGTCGTCGCCACTGTCTCGGAGGTCTGGCCGAATGAGAAAGTGACGATCGGCAAGCCGATCCCCAATTACAGCTGCTATGTCGTCGACGAAAATCTGGCGTTGCTGCCTCCGGGCGTCGAGGGCGAGCTGCTGATCGGCGGGCCCGGCGTCGCCAGAGGATATCTGCGCCGCGACGAGCTGACGGCCGAGAAATTCATCGCCAATCCTTATCCGTCGGACGGCTCCGATCCGATCCTCTATCGCTCCGGCGACGCGGTGGCGCTGGACGAGAACGGCGACCTCCATTTCCGCGGCCGCATCGACGATCAGGTGAAGATCAGAGGCTTCCGCGTCGAGCTCGGCGAGATCGAGTCCGCGCTCTCGCGCCTCGACCATATCCGCCAGGCGGCCGTGGTTCTGCGCAATGAGAATGGGCTGGACGAACTCGTCGCCTTTCTCGTCGGCGCGACGGCCGTGTCGCCGGACCCGCGCGACCTGCGCGCCAAGCTGCGCGAGTTTCTGCCTTCCTATATGGTTCCGGGCCGGTTCGAGGTCGTGACCTCGCTGCCGCGGCTTTCCTCCGGCAAGGTGGACCGCAAGGCGCTGAAGCGGGCGCCGCTGACCGCCCCGCTGATCGACACGGAGGCGCAGGAGGAGCCGCGCACCCAGACGGAGGCCGCGCTGCTCGACGCCGCCAAGCGCGTGCTGCCGCCCGGCGCCATCCCCTTCGACGCGGATTTCTTCACCGATCTCGGCGGCCATTCGCTGCTCGCGGCACGTTTCGTTTCCGTGGTGCGCGAGACCGCGCATCTCGCCTCGATCACGCTGCAGGACCTCTATTCCGAGCGCAATCTTCGCGCCCTCGCCGCGCATCTCGACGGCAAGGCGGCGCTCGCCGGGCCGCCGCGCGATCTTTCCTTCACGCCGCCGCCGCTGCTGCGGCGCTTCCTCTGCGGCCTCGCCCAGGCCGCCGCGCTGCCCTTCATCCTCGCCTTCGTCACCTCGCAATGGCTCGGCGTCTTCGTCTCCTATCAGCTGCTCACCTCGCCGGACGCGAATATCCTCGAGGAGGTGGCGGCGCTGCTCGGCGTCTATATGTGCGTCAACATCGCCACGGTGGCGGTGTCGATCATCGGTAAATGGCTGGTCATCGGCCGCACCAAGCCAGGACGCTATCCGCTGTGGGGCGTTTATTACTATCGCTGGTGGCTGGCGCAGCGGCTCATCGGCCTCACCCACGCCAAATGGTTCCAGTGCTCGCCCTTGATGCGCCTCTATCTCGCGGCGCTCGGCGCGAAGATCGGCGAGGACGCCATCATCGGCGAATTGGACGTCGGCGCGATCGATCTCGTCAGCATAGGCGATGGCGCGAGCCTCGGCTCCAAGCTGAAGCTCGCCAACGCCCGCGTCGTCGGAAACGAGCTCATCATCGGCACGATCGACATAGGCGCGGACGCCTATGTGGGCACATCCTGCGTCATCGAGGAGAATGTCATCATCGGCGAGGGCGGCGCGCTCGAGGATCTGACCTCGGTTCCCGCCGGCTCGCATATCGGCGCCTATGAGATTTGGGACGGGTCGCCGGCGCGCTATAAGGGCGATGTCGACGCCCGCACGCTCGATCCGCAATCGACGGCCTCGACGCCGCAACGGCTCGCCATGGGCTTCATGTTCACGGTCCTGGTGCTGGCGCTGCCGCCGCTCGGCCTGCTGCCGATCTTCCCGGCCTTCTGGGTGTTCGACCGTTTCGACAATTGGCTCGGCATAACCGATGTCGACCACGCCCTCTATCTCGCCGCCATCCCCGTATTCGCCTGGCCGACGGCTTTCGTGCTGGTGCTCGTCACCGTGGCCTTCATCGTGGCTTTCCGCTGGATCGTGCTGCCGCGCGTCTCGGAGGGGACCTATTCGGTGTGGTCCGGCTTCTATCTGCGCAAATGGGCGGTGGCGCTCGCCACCGAGGTGACGCTGGAGACGCTCTCCTCGCTGTTCGCCACGCTCTACATGCGCACCTGGTACCGGCTGATGGGCGCCAAGATCGGCAAGGATTCGGAGATTTCGACCAATCTCTCCGGCCGCTATGATCTCGTCGAGATCGGCGAGAAGTGCTTCATCGCCGATGAGGTGGTGCTCGGCGACGAGGATATGCGCCGCGGCTGGATGTATCTGAAAAAGGTGAAGACCGGCGCGCGCGTCTTCGTCGGCAATGACGCCGTGGTGCCGCCGGGCTCCGAAATTCCCAGCGGCGCGCTGATCGGCATCAAATCCAAGCCGCCGGCCAATAGCGAGCTCTCCGAGGGCGACACCTGGTTCGGCTCGCCGCCGATGAAGCTGCCGGTGCGCCAGACCTTCGACGGCGGCGGCGCCGCCTGGACCTATCAGCCGCCCTTCTGGAAAAAAGCGGCGCGCGCGGTCTATGAGGCGATCAACGTCTCGCTGCCGACCATGCTGTTCATCACCTTCGGCACTTGGGCGGTGGAGAGCTTCGGCCAAAAGCTCATCGACGGCGATTATTGGTCGGTGTTCTGGCTGTTCGTGCTCTCCTCGACGCTCATCTCGCTGGGCATGACGCTCGTCGTGGTGGCGGTGAAATGGTTGACCATGGGGCGCTACGAGCCGCAGGTGAAGCCCATGTGGTCCTTCTGGGCCATGCGCACCGAGGCCTGCGCCGTGCTCTATTGGGGCCTCGCCGGCAAAATCTTGCTCGAGCATTTGCGCGGCACGCCCTTCCTGCCCTGGATGCTGCGCCTGTTCGGCTCCAAATTCGGCAAGGGCGTGTTCATGGACATGACCGATATCACCGAATTCGACTGTGTGAGCGTCGGCGATTATGCGGCGCTAAATCAGGTCGCGGCGCTGCAGACTCATCTCTATGAGGACCGCGTGATGAAGGTCGGTCGCGTCGTGATCGGCCGCGGCGTGACCGTCGGCGCCGGCTCCACCGTGCTCTACGACACCCATGTCGGCGATTTCGCCCGGCTCGGCCCGCTCACCGTGGTGATGAAGGGTGAGAAGATTCCGGCGCATTCCGAATGGATCGGCGCGCCGGCGGAGCCGGCCGAGACGACGCCCGCTGTGGCGGAGGCGCGACGCGAGAGCAAGGCGGCGTGA
- a CDS encoding DinB family protein: MKVLWTRPALRDLEQIGDYVWRDNPAAAAKLIARICERVDALAQPPRLGRPGRVPQTRELVIAGTPFLAPYRVRAEVVEILAIFPRRTSLAWGIRARAGAERRQGPDRMITPAFAQKMARYNAWQNESLYAAADTLSDEARRADRGAFFKSIHGTLSHLLWADAMWMSRLAGDPNPNVSIEDSASFRADWTIMKSERAAMDARLIAFADAFDEAALEGDFSWYSGAKQLDIVKPRKLVIVHLFNHQTHHRGQAHAMLTAAGARPRDTDLIFMS, from the coding sequence ATGAAGGTGCTCTGGACGAGGCCGGCGCTGCGCGATCTCGAACAGATCGGCGACTATGTTTGGCGCGACAATCCCGCCGCCGCCGCGAAGCTCATTGCTCGGATTTGCGAGCGCGTCGATGCGCTCGCACAGCCGCCTCGCCTCGGACGGCCGGGCCGCGTTCCGCAAACCAGAGAGCTGGTGATCGCCGGGACGCCATTTCTGGCGCCCTATAGGGTGCGCGCCGAGGTGGTGGAAATTCTAGCGATATTTCCACGGCGCACGTCTCTGGCCTGGGGAATTCGAGCTCGGGCAGGAGCAGAGCGACGACAAGGACCCGACCGCATGATCACCCCCGCCTTCGCGCAGAAAATGGCGCGCTACAACGCTTGGCAGAATGAGAGCCTCTATGCGGCGGCCGATACGCTGTCCGATGAAGCGCGCCGCGCCGATCGCGGCGCCTTCTTCAAATCGATCCACGGCACGCTGAGCCATCTGCTCTGGGCGGACGCCATGTGGATGAGCCGCCTCGCCGGCGACCCGAACCCGAATGTGTCGATAGAAGACTCGGCCTCTTTCCGCGCCGATTGGACGATCATGAAATCGGAGCGCGCAGCGATGGACGCGCGACTGATCGCCTTTGCGGACGCCTTCGACGAAGCGGCGCTCGAGGGCGATTTCTCCTGGTATTCGGGAGCCAAGCAGTTGGACATCGTCAAGCCGCGCAAGCTCGTCATCGTCCATCTCTTCAACCATCAGACCCATCATCGCGGGCAGGCCCATGCGATGCTGACCGCGGCCGGCGCGCGGCCGCGGGACACGGATCTGATCTTCATGTCGTGA
- a CDS encoding CopG family ribbon-helix-helix protein, with the protein MTASVTVRLDEPTLAALDEMARKTSRSRDEIVARAVEDFVASDARLLEKIIEGLAAADSGDFASDEEVARVRRKFLSPS; encoded by the coding sequence ATGACCGCTTCAGTCACCGTCCGGCTCGACGAGCCGACGCTCGCGGCTCTGGACGAGATGGCGCGCAAGACCTCGCGCTCTCGTGACGAGATCGTCGCCCGCGCGGTCGAAGATTTCGTCGCATCCGACGCTCGGCTGCTGGAAAAGATCATAGAAGGCCTCGCCGCCGCCGACAGCGGCGATTTCGCCTCGGACGAGGAAGTGGCGCGGGTGCGAAGGAAGTTCCTTTCGCCGTCATGA
- the aroC gene encoding chorismate synthase has translation MSHNSFGHLFRITTFGESHGPALGVVVDGCPPGLELTEAEIQVFLDKRKPGQSRFTTQRQEADAVKILSGVFADSAGRQVTTGTPIALLIENTDQRSKDYGDIAEKYRPGHADYAYDAKYGIRDYRGGGRSSARETAARVAAGAVARKVLAGVTIRGALVQIGPHKIDRARFDWAEVEKNQLFCPDAETAKLWADYLDGVRKSGSSIGAVIEVVAEGVPAGWGAPIYGKLDSDLASAFMSINAVKGVEIGAGFAAAELSGEANADEMRAGPDGKPEFLSNQAGGVLGGISTGQPIVARFAVKPTSSILTPRRTIDRNGQETEIVTKGRHDPCVGIRAVPVGEAMMAIVLADHFLRHRGQVGG, from the coding sequence ATGTCCCACAACAGCTTCGGCCATCTCTTCCGCATCACCACTTTCGGCGAGAGCCATGGGCCGGCGCTCGGCGTCGTCGTCGACGGCTGCCCGCCGGGGCTGGAACTGACGGAGGCCGAGATTCAGGTCTTTCTCGACAAGCGCAAGCCCGGCCAGTCGCGTTTCACCACGCAGCGGCAGGAGGCCGATGCGGTGAAAATCCTGTCCGGCGTTTTCGCCGATTCCGCCGGCCGGCAGGTCACGACCGGGACGCCGATCGCGCTTCTGATCGAGAACACCGACCAGCGCTCCAAGGACTATGGCGATATCGCCGAGAAATACCGTCCCGGCCACGCCGATTACGCCTATGACGCGAAATATGGAATTCGCGACTATCGCGGCGGCGGGCGCTCCTCGGCGCGCGAGACGGCCGCGCGCGTCGCCGCCGGCGCCGTGGCGCGCAAAGTGCTCGCCGGCGTCACCATCCGCGGCGCTCTGGTGCAGATCGGCCCGCATAAAATCGACCGCGCCCGCTTCGACTGGGCGGAGGTGGAGAAGAACCAGCTGTTCTGCCCCGATGCGGAGACTGCGAAGCTCTGGGCCGATTATCTCGACGGCGTGCGCAAATCGGGCTCGTCCATCGGCGCAGTTATAGAGGTGGTGGCGGAGGGCGTCCCCGCCGGCTGGGGCGCGCCCATCTACGGCAAGCTCGACTCCGATCTCGCCAGCGCCTTCATGTCGATCAATGCAGTGAAAGGCGTCGAAATCGGCGCGGGATTCGCCGCGGCCGAGCTCTCCGGCGAAGCCAATGCCGATGAGATGCGCGCCGGTCCGGACGGCAAGCCCGAGTTTCTCTCCAATCAGGCAGGCGGCGTGCTCGGCGGCATATCGACCGGCCAGCCCATCGTCGCGCGTTTCGCGGTGAAGCCCACCTCCTCGATCCTGACGCCGCGCCGCACGATCGACCGCAACGGCCAGGAGACAGAGATCGTCACCAAGGGCCGCCACGACCCTTGCGTCGGCATACGCGCCGTGCCGGTGGGCGAGGCGATGATGGCCATTGTGCTGGCCGACCATTTCCTGCGGCACAGGGGGCAGGTCGGCGGCTGA